From Legionella israelensis, the proteins below share one genomic window:
- a CDS encoding phage integrase N-terminal domain-containing protein — MSLNKLRSAEYSINQIVKQSNYQSHASRHDMKHILIKCVKDLHELGFKIAHVKGLKAKHVFKLVEHWKAQEKSPGTIKNCLSKLRELGRIMGDEKLVKKENSAYQIDARAYKSEHSRGIYHLDLSKCTNPYIKLSLEGQRLFGLRREESLKIVIKEAVNDGYLKLKPSWTKGGIGRNIPIRTDEQKEWIRKVQSLVTPGKSLIPENDSYKKHLNRYVYQTRQMGLKNLHGLRHTYAQERYKELTRYFDNGGQGWECPFLGGKKKQDMNEHERKIDIKVKHILTRELGHSRPNITEVYLG, encoded by the coding sequence ATGAGCCTGAATAAATTAAGAAGTGCCGAATACTCAATCAATCAGATTGTGAAACAATCAAACTACCAATCTCATGCCAGCCGACATGATATGAAACACATATTAATCAAATGCGTGAAGGACCTGCATGAGCTGGGATTTAAGATCGCCCATGTTAAAGGGTTAAAAGCAAAACATGTATTTAAACTGGTTGAGCACTGGAAAGCACAGGAAAAAAGCCCAGGGACCATCAAAAACTGCTTATCAAAATTACGTGAGCTTGGCCGTATCATGGGAGATGAAAAACTTGTTAAAAAAGAAAACTCTGCCTATCAAATCGATGCCCGAGCTTATAAGTCCGAGCATAGCCGAGGAATCTATCACCTTGATTTGAGTAAATGTACTAATCCATACATTAAATTATCGCTCGAAGGCCAGCGTCTATTTGGCTTAAGACGAGAAGAATCACTTAAAATCGTCATTAAAGAAGCCGTTAACGATGGTTATTTAAAATTAAAGCCCAGCTGGACCAAAGGTGGTATTGGAAGAAACATACCCATTAGGACAGATGAACAAAAAGAATGGATTCGCAAGGTCCAAAGTCTTGTCACACCAGGAAAATCATTAATCCCTGAAAATGACAGTTATAAAAAACATCTAAATCGATATGTCTATCAGACACGACAGATGGGCCTTAAAAACTTACATGGCCTAAGACATACCTACGCTCAAGAACGTTACAAAGAACTGACCCGTTATTTTGATAATGGAGGACAAGGATGGGAATGCCCCTTTCTAGGAGGTAAGAAAAAGCAAGATATGAATGAGCATGAGCGAAAAATTGATATAAAAGTCAAACACATACTAACCCGTGAACTTGGGCATTCAAGACCCAACATTACAGAGGTTTATCTTGGCTAA
- a CDS encoding single-stranded DNA-binding protein, with protein sequence MSGSLNKVQIIGHLGLAPKAISTKDGSVFYSTSIATNEHIKKGDHWEQVTEWHQLLFFGKFAKACEHLQKGSYVYLEGKLRNNVWSDVDGNQHRQANIVVTKLEFLDKRTTSSEAKEDSTPISPEQHMANIKAILGDEPLEDSVPSF encoded by the coding sequence ATGAGTGGATCACTTAATAAGGTACAAATCATTGGTCATTTAGGCCTGGCACCCAAAGCAATTTCAACAAAAGATGGTTCTGTCTTTTACTCTACATCCATTGCAACCAATGAACACATTAAAAAAGGCGATCATTGGGAGCAGGTGACAGAGTGGCATCAGCTGTTGTTTTTTGGAAAATTTGCAAAAGCTTGCGAGCACCTTCAAAAAGGCTCTTATGTCTACCTTGAAGGTAAGCTTAGGAACAATGTTTGGAGTGATGTTGATGGTAATCAACATCGACAGGCAAATATTGTTGTTACCAAGCTTGAGTTTTTGGACAAAAGAACGACAAGCAGCGAAGCCAAAGAGGACTCAACACCTATAAGCCCTGAGCAGCATATGGCTAACATCAAGGCAATATTAGGCGATGAACCTCTTGAAGATAGCGTTCCGTCGTTTTGA